The following are encoded in a window of Gammaproteobacteria bacterium genomic DNA:
- a CDS encoding IS982 family transposase, with product MGIWKYFGRHWPSWFPELGSRTTFAQQAANLWVIKQRLHQQLLIELGAATDPIRLVDGCPLPLCVLTRAPHCRLFPAVADFSYCAAKKQYYYGLHGHLMVTIHGVITAWTVTPATGDEREALWDLTEGVQGWVIGDKGYLSAFLQTELATTGIDLQTPLRANMIDPRPPWAVQQLTRTRRLVETVIGQLTEPFHFEKIRARDVWHLTSRIARKVLAHTLGIFMNRQVGRSDLQFEGLIA from the coding sequence GTGGGCATCTGGAAGTACTTCGGTCGTCATTGGCCGTCGTGGTTCCCGGAACTCGGATCGCGGACGACGTTTGCCCAGCAGGCGGCGAATCTGTGGGTGATCAAGCAGCGGCTTCATCAGCAGCTGCTGATCGAGTTGGGGGCGGCGACGGACCCGATTCGCTTGGTGGATGGTTGCCCTCTGCCCCTCTGTGTGTTGACCCGTGCCCCGCACTGTCGGTTATTTCCTGCGGTGGCGGATTTTAGCTATTGTGCGGCAAAGAAGCAGTACTATTACGGGCTTCACGGTCATCTGATGGTCACGATCCATGGCGTCATCACGGCGTGGACGGTGACGCCCGCTACGGGTGATGAACGCGAGGCGTTGTGGGATTTGACCGAAGGTGTTCAGGGTTGGGTGATCGGCGACAAAGGTTACCTGAGCGCCTTTCTTCAGACGGAACTGGCCACGACCGGGATTGACTTGCAAACCCCCTTGCGGGCCAACATGATCGATCCGCGTCCCCCGTGGGCTGTCCAGCAGCTTACGAGAACCCGCCGCCTCGTGGAAACGGTCATCGGTCAGCTCACCGAGCCATTCCATTTTGAGAAAATCCGGGCGCGGGATGTGTGGCACTTGACGAGTCGGATCGCCCGAAAAGTCTTAGCGCACACCTTGGGTATTTTCATGAACCGACAAGTCGGTCGGTCAGACCTCCAGTTTGAGGGCCTGATCGCCTGA